The following are from one region of the Salvia hispanica cultivar TCC Black 2014 chromosome 1, UniMelb_Shisp_WGS_1.0, whole genome shotgun sequence genome:
- the LOC125214146 gene encoding probable glutathione S-transferase, whose translation MAKVQLIGAWFSPFVKRVEISLKIKGVEYEYIEVDLINKPPLVLHHNPIHQKVPILIHDGKTILESAVILEYIDDVWKGPNILPKDPCQRARARFWANFIDQKCVPATRKALWCRGEEQAKAIKEAREALKILECEVMDKKYFGGDQIDYVDIIGSFLAYWMRLFDEVAGLHLFTYEELPSLCKWADELCDNKHVKQHLPDKDRFVDRVRGHTKTTRSV comes from the exons ATGGCGAAAGTGCAGTTGATAGGGGCATGGTTCAGTCCATTTGTGAAGAGAGTTGAAATTAGCCTCAAAATTAAAGGTGTTGAGTATGAATATATTGAAGTAGATTTGATAAACAAACCGCCTCTTGTTCTACACCACAATCCAATTCATCAAAAAGTGCCTATACTTATACACGACGGCAAAACCATCCTTGAATCTGCTGTGATTCTTGAGTACATAGATGACGTTTGGAAAGGTCCAAACATTCTTCCCAAAGATCCTTGCCAAAGAGCTCGAGCTCGATTTTGGGCCAACTTCATCGATCAAAAG TGTGTTCCGGCAACGAGGAAAGCTTTATGGTGTCGAGGAGAAGAGCAAGCGAAGGCCATCAAAGAAGCAAGGGAAGCTCTTAAAATTCTTGAATGCGAAGTTATGGACAAGAAATATTTCGGAGGCGACCAAATTGACTATGTCGATATAATTGGCTCTTTCTTAGCGTATTGGATGCGACTTTTTGATGAAGTGGCTGGACTCCATCTCTTCACATATGAAGAATTGCCCAGTTTGTGCAAATGGGCAGATGAATTATGTGATAACAAACATGTTAAACAACATCTCCCTGATAAGGATAGATTTGTCGATAGAGTTCGTGGCCACACAAAGACTACTAGATCTGTGTAG